A part of Thermoflexus hugenholtzii JAD2 genomic DNA contains:
- a CDS encoding response regulator transcription factor: MRLLLVEDDASLRETLSEALRREGFEVIATGDGGEALELARTTQPDLIILDLMLPTLDGLSICRILRKESDVPILVLTARSGPVDRVVGLEMGADDYVVKPFHMGELLARIRALLRRARGRPATTLTAGDLTLDLLSRKAFRGGQELRLTMKEFDLLATLIQHRGRVLSRAFLLERVWGLEHPVDTRTVDTHIRWLREKIEEDPARPRRIVTVRGIGYRFEG, translated from the coding sequence ATGCGGTTGTTGCTGGTGGAGGATGATGCGTCCCTGCGGGAGACCCTGAGCGAGGCGCTGCGGCGGGAGGGCTTCGAGGTGATCGCCACTGGAGATGGCGGGGAGGCCCTGGAGCTGGCTCGCACAACCCAACCGGATCTGATCATCCTGGACCTGATGCTTCCCACCCTGGATGGCCTCTCGATCTGTCGGATCCTACGGAAGGAGAGCGATGTGCCCATCCTGGTGCTCACCGCCCGCAGCGGGCCGGTGGATCGCGTCGTCGGTCTGGAGATGGGAGCGGACGATTACGTAGTGAAGCCCTTTCATATGGGAGAGCTACTCGCCCGCATCCGGGCCCTTCTGCGGCGCGCGCGGGGACGCCCGGCCACCACCCTGACCGCGGGAGATCTCACCCTGGACCTGCTGTCCCGCAAGGCCTTCCGGGGCGGCCAGGAGCTCCGTCTCACGATGAAGGAGTTCGATCTCCTGGCCACCCTGATCCAGCACCGGGGCCGTGTCCTGAGCCGGGCCTTCCTCCTGGAGCGGGTGTGGGGCCTGGAGCACCCGGTGGACACCCGGACGGTGGACACCCACATCCGCTGGCTTCGGGAGAAGATCGAGGAAGACCCTGCGCGTCCGCGGCGGATCGTCACCGTGCGGGGGATCGGATATCGATTCGAGGGATAG
- a CDS encoding MBL fold metallo-hydrolase, with protein sequence MPASTLQMRILTLGPLATNCYIVFCSETREALIIDPGWDARQILAMVRALDLRVRYVVNTHAHWDHIGANAAVVEATGAPLALHPADRPLLEAKGGADWWSIPLPPSPPPDLELQDGEVLEVGKLQFQVLWTPGHTPGHISLYEAQAGVVLDGDVLFARGIGRTDLPGGDYETLMRSIREKLLTLPDETRVYPGHGPPTTIGQERAANPFLEFLE encoded by the coding sequence ATGCCGGCATCCACCCTGCAGATGCGGATCCTGACCCTGGGGCCCCTGGCCACGAACTGTTATATCGTCTTCTGCTCAGAGACCCGGGAGGCGTTGATCATAGATCCCGGGTGGGATGCCCGACAGATCCTCGCCATGGTGCGGGCGCTGGATCTGCGGGTGCGGTATGTGGTGAACACCCATGCCCACTGGGATCACATCGGGGCAAATGCGGCGGTGGTGGAGGCCACCGGGGCGCCTCTGGCCTTGCATCCGGCGGACCGACCCCTGCTGGAGGCGAAGGGCGGGGCCGATTGGTGGTCGATCCCCCTTCCACCCAGCCCGCCGCCGGATCTCGAGCTCCAGGATGGTGAGGTCTTGGAGGTGGGGAAGCTGCAGTTTCAGGTGCTGTGGACGCCGGGCCACACCCCTGGGCACATCTCCCTGTATGAAGCGCAGGCCGGGGTGGTCCTGGACGGGGACGTGCTGTTCGCCCGGGGCATCGGCCGCACGGATCTGCCCGGAGGGGATTACGAGACGCTGATGCGGAGCATCCGGGAGAAGCTGCTCACCCTTCCCGATGAGACGCGGGTGTATCCGGGGCACGGGCCGCCGACCACAATCGGCCAGGAGCGGGCAGCGAATCCGTTCCTGGAGTTTCTGGAGTAG
- a CDS encoding sensor histidine kinase has translation MLEISLASLALLALLALGGLGFVYRRWQRAETALREARWRLQEETTEALRFRADLEALAQGGTEALLLLDRERRIRWANRPAMERLGARPGRTLLEATQSPELDALIPPPAPSEGEGISIQELRWRGRWWQATAWEWPGGYGLALLDITQQREAERARRELTANVAHDLRTPLTTIRLLLDELRPPDPLPPPWQRLIGEVDRLIRLVHTLLDLARLEAGEWPMAYEALEVSAWVRGEVERFAPLYQARGLKVTLEIPEGLRVWADPGWASRALGNLLDNAIRFTPPGGEIRVRAWPEGEWVAIEVADTGPGIPPEELPRIFERFYRGERHRGGGGSGLGLAIARHAVEAHGGRIQAFSEPGRGARFVFTLPAVTDS, from the coding sequence ATGCTGGAGATCTCTCTGGCGTCTCTGGCGCTCCTCGCGCTGCTCGCCCTGGGGGGCCTGGGCTTCGTCTACCGGCGGTGGCAGCGGGCGGAAACTGCCCTCCGGGAGGCCCGATGGCGGCTACAGGAGGAAACGACGGAGGCGCTCCGTTTCCGCGCCGATCTGGAGGCCCTGGCCCAGGGCGGGACGGAGGCCCTGCTCCTGCTGGATCGGGAGCGGCGCATCCGGTGGGCCAACCGTCCCGCGATGGAGCGCCTCGGCGCGCGGCCGGGCCGCACCCTCCTGGAAGCCACCCAGTCCCCTGAGCTGGACGCGCTGATCCCTCCTCCGGCTCCCTCTGAAGGAGAGGGGATCAGCATCCAGGAGCTGCGCTGGCGGGGGCGCTGGTGGCAGGCGACAGCCTGGGAATGGCCGGGTGGCTATGGGCTGGCCCTGCTGGATATCACCCAGCAGCGCGAGGCAGAGCGGGCGCGTCGGGAGCTCACTGCCAACGTGGCTCATGACCTCCGGACGCCACTCACCACTATCCGCCTGCTGCTGGACGAGCTCCGACCTCCGGATCCGTTGCCGCCACCCTGGCAGCGTCTGATCGGAGAGGTCGACCGGCTGATCCGGCTGGTGCACACCCTACTGGATCTGGCCCGGCTGGAGGCGGGGGAGTGGCCGATGGCCTACGAGGCGCTGGAGGTGAGCGCCTGGGTCCGGGGCGAGGTGGAGCGCTTCGCTCCGCTCTATCAGGCCCGTGGGCTGAAGGTGACGCTGGAGATCCCGGAGGGGCTCCGGGTGTGGGCGGATCCCGGGTGGGCGAGCCGGGCGCTGGGGAACCTGCTGGACAACGCCATCCGGTTCACCCCGCCTGGTGGGGAGATCCGGGTGCGGGCTTGGCCGGAGGGGGAGTGGGTGGCCATCGAGGTGGCGGACACCGGGCCGGGCATCCCACCGGAGGAGCTTCCCCGCATCTTCGAACGGTTCTACCGGGGGGAGCGGCACCGCGGGGGCGGCGGCAGCGGATTAGGTCTGGCCATCGCCCGCCATGCCGTGGAGGCCCACGGCGGCCGCATCCAGGCCTTCAGCGAACCCGGTCGGGGCGCGCGGTTCGTGTTCACGCTCCCCGCCGTTACGGATTCCTGA